From a region of the Mercurialis annua linkage group LG1-X, ddMerAnnu1.2, whole genome shotgun sequence genome:
- the LOC126676377 gene encoding dof zinc finger protein DOF2.4-like, with protein sequence MVFSSLPAYLDPANWQQQINHHHHHLHHPHPHPHQQHGASTGVNTHLLPPPPPPPPPPPPPPPPAPHGSGGAGSIRPGSMADRARMANIPMPELALRCPRCDSTNTKFCYFNNYSLSQPRHFCKTCRRYWTRGGALRNVPVGGGCRRNKRTKGGGSSSKSPVSSDRPTGSGSSSTVSCNSGGSDILGLGPQIPPLRFMAPLHHHLNEFADIGLNYGALSAPVGGTADHLNFQIGSALASAGLGGSSGGGGSSSGGGIVGGGSLLSMGGLEQWRLQQGQQFPFLGGLDSSSSGGGGGGGGGGGGGIYHPFEGGNEPSGYGGQVRSKFSSSLASQFASVKMEDNQGLNLSRQFLGSVNNQGNDQYWSGNAWTDLSNFSSSSTTNQL encoded by the exons ATGGTTTTTTCTTCTCTTCCAGCTTATCTTGATCCAGCCAACTGGCAACAA CAAataaatcatcatcatcatcatcttcatcatccGCATCCTCATCCTCATCAGCAACACGGAGCAAGTACCGGTGTAAACACTCACCTTCTTCCTCCTCCTCCGCCTCCTCCTCCACCTCCACCGCCTCCTCCACCACCAGCTCCTCATGGAAGTGGCGGTGCTGGTTCAATCCGGCCAGGTTCAATGGCGGATCGAGCTCGTATGGCTAACATACCTATGCCAGAGTTGGCACTAAGATGTCCAAGATGTGATTCGACAAACACTAAGTTTTGTTACTTCAATAACTACAGTCTTTCACAGCCTAGGCACTTCTGCAAAACCTGTAGGCGCTACTGGACAAGAGGCGGCGCCCTAAGGAATGTCCCAGTTGGCGGCGGTTGCAGGAGGAACAAGAGAACCAAAGGCGGCGGAAGTAGCTCAAAGTCTCCCGTAAGTAGTGATCGGCCAACAGGTTCTGGTTCTTCAAGCACTGTCTCTTGTAATAGTGGAGGCAGTGATATACTAGGCCTTGGACCACAGATTCCACCTCTGAGATTCATGGCtcctcttcatcatcatctTAATGAGTTTGCTGATATTGGGTTAAATTACGGTGCCCTTTCAGCACCCGTTGGAGGTACAGCTGATCACTTGAATTTTCAGATAGGGAGTGCTTTAGCTAGTGCTGGTCTTGGTGGAAGCAGCGGCGGTGGAGGTAGCAGTAGCGGTGGTGGTATTGTTGGCGGTGGTTCTCTTTTGTCAATGGGTGGTTTAGAGCAGTGGAGGCTGCAACAAGGACAGCAATTTCCATTCTTGGGTGGGTtagattcttcttcttctggtggcggcggtggtggtggtggaggcgGTGGTGGTGGAATATACCACCCCTTTGAGGGTGGAAATGAACCATCTGGCTACGGTGGTCAAGTTAGGTCAAAGTTTTCTTCTTCCTTGGCTTCTCAATTCGCCTCAGTGAAAATGGAAGACAATCAAGGGCTTAATTTGTCAAGGCAATTCTTGGGTTCAGTGAATAACCAAGGAAATGATCAGTATTGGAGTGGCAATGCATGGACTGATCTTTCTAATTTTAGCTCTTCTTCCACTACCAATCAATTATAG
- the LOC126665150 gene encoding beta-glucuronosyltransferase GlcAT14C, translating into MKRNHTSSYYTSVDRKKWLTPVLIIAVLSLIILVLTINHSRSNRNSSLKLESESTNFNDQKLGFPLPKFAYLISGTKGDVPRVKRLIQAVYHPRNYYVVHLDLEASDDERLEIAKYVKFESVIREFGNVFVIGEADLITLKGPTAIASTLHAIAILLKKAYDWDWFLNLSASDYPLMPQDDILHIFSYLPKDMNFLEHTSSIGWKEHQRARPIIIDPGLYHSKKSGVFLAKEKRALPASFKLFMGSEWVVLTRSFLEFCVWGWDNLPRTLLMYYTNFHSSPEGYFHTVVCNHKDYQNTTVNHDLHYIKWDNPPKQHPISLALEHYEDMVESGAPFAREFSENDPVLNKIDEKLLRRTNGRFTPGGWCVGSTILGKDPCVAYGSPDAIKPTVSSKRLEKLILQLLNSENFRSKQCI; encoded by the exons atgaaaagaaacCACACATCATCATATTACACCTCAGTAGATCGAAAGAAATGGCTAACGCCAGTACTAATTATCGCCGTACTCTCACTAATCATACTCGTCCTCACTATAAACCATTCTAGGTCAAACAGAAATTCCTCTCTTAAACTTGAATCAGAGAGTACTAATTTCAACGACCAAAAATTAGGGTTTCCGCTACCGAAATTCGCCTACTTAATTTCGGGTACCAAAGGGGATGTTCCTAGAGTGAAGAGACTGATTCAAGCTGTTTATCATCCGAGGAATTATTATGTGGTGCATCTGGATTTAGAAGCGTCTGATGATGAAAGGCTTGAGATTGCAAAGTATGTGAAATTTGAGAGTGTGATTAGAGAATTTGGGAATGTATTTGTTATTGGTGAAGCTGATTTGATTACTTTGAAAGGTCCTACTGCGATCGCTAGTACGCTTCATGCCATTGCGATTTTGTTGAAGAAAGCTTATGACtgggattggtttcttaatttGAGTGCTTCTGATTATCCTCTCATGCCTCAAGatg ATATCTTGCACATTTTTTCATACTTGCCAAAGGATATGAACTTTCTTGAACACACAAGTAGTATTGGTTGGAAAGA GCATCAAAGAGCAAGACCTATAATTATTGATCCAGGTTTGTATCATTCAAAAAAATCCGGTGTGTTTCTGGCCAAAGAAAAAAGGGCTTTGCCTGCGTCTTTCAAATTATTTATGG GATCTGAATGGGTGGTTCTGACAAGATCGTTTCTTGAGTTCTGCGTGTGGGGATGGGATAATCTCCCGCGCACTCTTCTTATGTACTATACAAACTTCCATTCATCTCCCGAAGGTTACTTCCACACTGTTGTCTGTAACCACAAAGATTATCAGAACACTACAGTTAACCATGACCTGCATTACATAAAGTGGGATAATCCTCCAAAGCAACACCCTATATCTCTAGCTTTAGAGCATTACGAAGACATGGTTGAAAGTGGTGCTCCTTTTGCTCGGGAATTTTCCGAGAATGACCCGGTTCTCAACAAAATCGATGAAAAGCTTTTGAGGCGAACAAATGGGAGGTTTACTCCGGGAGGTTGGTGTGTTGGCAGTACTATTTTAGGCAAAGATCCGTGTGTTGCCTATGGGAGTCCAGATGCAATTAAGCCAACTGTAAGTTCAAAGAGACTAGAAAAACTAATTTTACAACTTCTTAATTCTGAAAATTTTAGGTCTAAACAGTGTATATAG